A portion of the Panthera tigris isolate Pti1 chromosome E1, P.tigris_Pti1_mat1.1, whole genome shotgun sequence genome contains these proteins:
- the CARD14 gene encoding caspase recruitment domain-containing protein 14, which translates to MATLHRTDSTLTALDEETLWDMMESHRHKIVSSICPSRLTPYLRQAKVLDQLDEEEVLHSPRFTNTVMRVGHLLDLLRTRGKNGAIAFLESLKFHNPDVYTLVTGLQPKGDFSNFSGLMDTSKLTECLAGAIGSLQEELGQEKGHKEALRRRCRQLQERLGRAEARVRSLGQLETDHDRVKHEVLKLKDEMLSLSLHHSNALQEKELAVTRCRGLQEELYLLKQELEREKMSSSHERDCRERSPQMADGLGPGDKELTRLKEENEKLRSLTFSLAEKDILEQNLGEALEGTQTLVERIHSLRQRAVAAERQRKQYWEEKEQTLLQFQRTKVDCDIYKEKISALQGQLLELQRERDQAYSARDAARMEISQSLTEKDALRRKVFELTDQVWELRHQLQGPQAESLHGPEQEAGAPEPCPKGKQRLVRMLAICPRDDSDRSFTESQLCSDLSATSSRELVDSFRSSSPMPPSQQSLYKRAAEDFWEDPWSFSFPETLQVDRGPSPGAKAGDTDLDYEIVDPAELADCDSLQPSSGGLSVSASSVPVRRRPARKILSQVTVLAFQGDELLEQISVIGGNLTGIFIHRVTPGSAADEMALRPGTQIMMVDYEATGPSFKATLEDTTLEQAVGLLRRVNGFCCLSVKVNMEGYKKLVQDLEAKVATSGDSFYIRVNLALEARAVGELQVRCNDILHVTDTMFRGRGCWHAHRVGPYSTKGTERGSIPNYARAQQLLIALIQRSTIARKHSSGGPQKLVRIVSVDRTKAGPVCSSFEGALSERSRPGEPSTTCFWAETCFTLVPYSLVRPHRPSRPRPVLFVPRVVGRILSEKLCLLQGFKKCPAEYLSQEEYDASSQKGDIIQEKEASGGRYWVTRRAIESLMEKNTHALLDVRLDSVRALHRSEIFPIIVHISVNEKAAKKLRKALQRLNTSERQLLEAGRQEEGELDEVPCLYSHLAPDGWSDLETLLGCVRLAIADEQKKVVWTEKSPR; encoded by the exons GGCACTTGCTGGATTTGCTGAGGACTCGAGGGAAGAATGGAGCCATTGCCTTCCTGGAGAGCCTCAAGTTCCACAACCCTGACGTGTACACCCTGGTCACCGGGCTGCAGCCCAAAGGGGACTTCAGCAACTTCAGTG GGCTCATGGACACGTCCAAGCTGACCGAGTGCCTGGCCGGGGCCATCGGCAGCCTGCAGGAGGAGCTGGGCCAGGAGAAGGGGCACAAGGAGGCCCTGCGGCGGCGCTGTCGGCAGCTGCAGGAACGCCTGGGCCGGGCGGAGGCCCGCGTGCGGAGCCTGGGCCAGCTGGAGACCGACCATGACCGCGTGAAGCACGAGGTGCTGAAGCTGAAGGACGAGATGCTCAGCCTGTCGTTGCACCACAGCAACGCGCTGCAGGAGAAGGAGCTGGCGGTCACCCGGTGCCGCGGCCTGCAGGAGGAG CTGTACCTGCTGAAGCAAGAGCTAGAGCGCGAGAAGATGTCTTCTTCCCACGAGCGGGACTGTCGAGAGCGTTCCCCGCAGATGGCCGACGGGCTGGGGCCCGGGGACAAGGAGCTGACCCGCCTGAAGGAGGAGAACGAGAAGCTCCGGTCGCTGACGTTCAGCCTG GCGGAGAAGGACATCCTGGAACAGAACCTGGGCGAGGCCCTGGAGGGCACACAGACGCTGGTGGAGCGTATCCACTCCCTGAGGCAGCGGGCCGTGGCCGCCGAGAGGCAGCGGAAGCAG TActgggaggagaaggagcagacCTTGCTGCAGTTCCAGAGGACTAAGGTCGACTGTGACATCTACAAGGAGAAGATCAGCGCCCTCCAGGGCCAGTTGCTGGAGCTGCAGCGAGAGCGAGACCAG GCCTACTCCGCGAGAGACGCGGCCCGGATGGAGATTTCTCAGAGCCTGACAGAGAAGGACGCCCTCCGCAGGAAAGTGTTTGAACTGACAGACCAGGTCTGGGAGCTGCGCCATCAGCTTCAAGGGCCGCAGGCCGAGTCCCTGCACGGG CCTGAGCAGGAAGCCGGAGCCCCGGAGCCGTGTCCAAAGGGGAAGCAGCGGCTCGTGCGCATGTTGGCCATCTGTCCGCGGGATGACAGTGACCGCAGCTTCACGGAG tcTCAGCTCTGCTCTGACCTGAGCGCCACGTCCAGCCGTGAGCTGGTGGACAGCTTCCGGTCCAGCAGCCCCATGCCTCCCAGTCAGCAGTCCCTGTACAAGCGGGCCGCAGAGGACTTCTGGGAAGACCCCTGGTCTTTCAG CTTCCCAGAAACCCTGCAGGTGGACCGGGGACCCTCCCCGGGGGCTAAGGCAGGTGATACGGACCTGGATTATGAGATTGTAGACCCGGCAG AACTTGCCGACTGTGACAGCCTGCAGCCATCCTCTGGGGGCCTCTCCGTCTCAGCCAG cAGCGTCCCGGTGCGGAGGAGGCCGGCCCGCAAGATCCTGAGCCAGGTCACCGTGCTGGCCTTCCAGGGGGACGAGCTGCTGGAGCAGATAAGTGTCATTGGCGGCAACCTCACGGGCATCTTCATTCACCGGGTCACCCCAGGCTCCGCGGCGGACGAGATGGCCTTGCGCCCGGGCACCCAGATCATGATG GTGGATTACGAGGCAACGGGGCCCTCGTTCAAGGCCACCCTGGAGGACACAACCCTGGAGCAGGCCGTCGGACTTCTCCGGAGGGTGAACGGCTTCTGCTGCCTGTCTGTGAAGGTCAACATGGAGG GTTATAAGAAGTTGGTCCAGGACCTGGAGGCCAAAGTGGCTACCTCGGGGGACTCCTTCTACATCCGGGTCAACCTGGCCCTGGAGGCGAGGGCGGTGGGGGAGCTGCAGGTGCGATGCAACGACATCCTGCATGTCACCGACACCATGTTCCGGGGCCGCGGCTGCTGGCACGCCCACCGCGTGGGCCCCTATAGCACGAAGGGCACCGAGAGGGGCAGCATCCCCAACTATGCACG GGCTCAGCAGCTGCTCATTGCTCTGATCCAGCGGAGCACCATCGCCCGCAAG cACTCTTCCGGGGGACCCCAGAAGCTGGTCCGCATCGTCAGCGTGGACAGAACCAAGGCCGGCCCTGTGTGCTCATCCTTTGAGGGGGCCCTGTCGGAGCGCAGCAGGCCGGGAG AGCCCTCCACCACGTGCTTCTGGGCCGAGACCTGCTTCACCCTGGTGCCCTACAGCCTGGTGCGTCCCCACAGGCCCAGCCGGCCCCGGCCCGTGCTCTTCGTGCCCAGGGTGGTCGGCAGGATCCTGAGCGAGAAGCTGTGTCTCCTCCAGGGGTTTAAGAAGTGCCCAGCAG AGTACTTGAGCCAGGAGGAATACGATGCCTCCAGCCAGAAGGGGGACATCATCCAGGAGAAGGAGGCATCTGGTGGCCGCTACTGGGTGACCCGCAGGGCCATTGAGTCCCTCATGGAGAAG AACACCCACGCCCTCCTGGACGTCCGGCTGGACAGCGTCCGTGCCCTCCACAGGTCGGAGATCTTCCCCATCATCGTCCACATCTCCGTCAACGAGAAGGCGGCCAAGAAACTCAG GAAGGCCCTGCAGCGGCTCAACACCTCGGAGCGGCAGCTCCTGGAGGCgggcaggcaggaggagggcGAGCTGGACGAAGTGCCCTGTCTGTACAGCCACCTGGCCCCCGATGGCTGGAGTGACCTGGAAACCCTGCTCGGCTGTGTCCGCTTGGCCATCGCGGACGAGCAGAAGAAGGTTGTGTGGACAGAGAAGAGCCCCCGCTGA
- the SGSH gene encoding N-sulphoglucosamine sulphohydrolase: protein MRRRGPACWVLLLALGLCRVPGARPRNVLLILADDGGFESGTYNNSAIATPHLDALARRSLVFRNAFTSVSSCSPSRASLLTGLPQHQNGMYGLHQDVHHFNSFDKVQSLPRLLGQAGVRTGIIGKKHVGPEPVYPFDFAYTEENGSVLQVGRNITRIKLLVRKFLRTQDDRPFFLYVAFHDPHRCGHSQPQYGTFCEKFGNGDSGMGRIPDWTPQAYDPQDVVVPYFVPDTPAARADLAAQYTTIGRMDQGVGLVLQELHEAGVLNDTLVIFTSDNGIPFPSGRTNLYWPGTAEPLLVSSPEHTKRWGQVSEAYVSLLDLTPTILDWFSVPYPSYPIFGSKTVRLTGRSLLPALEAEPLWSTVFGSQSHHEVTMAYPMRSVQHRGFRLVHNLNFRMPFPIDQDFYVSPTFQDLLNRTAAGQPTGWYKDLHHYYYRDRWELYDLSQDPHETRNLAADPRYAQVLDLLQTQLAKWQWETHDPWVCAPDGVLEERLSPQCRPLHNEL from the exons ATGCGCCGTCGGGGGCCGGCCTGCTGGGTGCTGCTGCTGGCGCTGGGGCTCTGCCGCGTGCCCGGGGCGCGCCCCCGGAACGTGCTGCTGATCCTCG CGGACGATGGGGGCTTCGAGAGCGGCACTTACAACAACAGCGCCATCGCCACCCCTCACCTGGATGCCCTGGCCCGCCGCAGCCTGGTCTTCCGCAATGCCTTCACCTCGGTCAGCAGCTGCTCTCCCAGTCGCGCCAGTCTGCTCACTGGCCTGCCCCAG CATCAGAACGGGATGTACGGCTTGCATCAGGACGTCCACCACTTCAACTCCTTCGACAAGGTGCAGAGTCTGCCGCGGCTGCTCGGCCAGGCTGGCGTTCGCACAG GCATCATTGGGAAGAAGCACGTGGGGCCCGAGCCAGTGTACCCGTTTGACTTCGCCTACACGGAGGAGAACGGCTCTGTCCTCCAGGTAGGACGCAACATCACCAGAATTAAGCTGCTCGTCCGGAAATTCCTGCGGACTCAGGATGACAG GCCCTTCTTCCTCTACGTCGCCTTCCACGACCCCCACCGCTGTGGGCACTCCCAGCCCCAGTACGGGACCTTCTGTGAGAAGTTTGGCAACGGGGACAGCGGCATGGGGCGGATCCCAGACTGGACCCCCCAGGCCTACGACCCACAGGACGTGGTG GTGCCCTACTTCGTCCCCGACACTCCCGCAGCCCGAGCTGACCTAGCCGCCCAGTATACCACCATCGGCCGCATGGACCAAG GGGTGGGACTCGTGCTCCAGGAGCTGCATGAGGCAGGTGTCCTGAATGACACCCTGGTGATCTTCACGTCCGACAACGGGATCCCCTTCCCCAGCGGCAGGACCAACCTGTACTGGCCGGGCACCGCCGAACCCTTGCTGGTGTCGTCCCCGGAGCACACGAAACGCTGGGGCCAGGTCAGCGAGGCCTACGTGAGCCTCCTAG ACCTCACGCCCACCATCTTGGATTGGTTCTCCGTCCCTTACCCGAGCTACCCCATCTTTGGCTCGAAGACCGTCCGGCTCACCGGCCGGTCCCTCCTGCCGGCGCTGGAGGCAGAGCCCCTCTGGAGCACCGTCTTTGGCAGCCAGAGCCACCACGAGGTCACCATGGCCTACCCCATGCGCTCCGTGCAGCACCGGGGCTTCCGCCTGGTGCACAACCTGAACTTCAGGATGCCCTTTCCCATCGACCAGGACTTCTACGTGTCGCCCACCTTTCAGGACCTCCTGAATCGCACCGCGGCCGGCCAGCCCACGGGCTGGTACAAGGACCTCCATCACTACTACTACCGGGACCGTTGGGAGCTCTACGACCTCAGCCAGGACCCCCACGAGACCCGGAACCTGGCCGCTGATCCACGCTATGCCCAGGTTCTGGACCTGCTCCAGACCCAGCTGGCCAAGTGGCAGTGGGAGACCCACGACCCCTGGGTGTGTGCTCCCGATGGTGTCCTGGAGGAGAGGCTCTCTCCCCAGTGCCGGCCGCTCCACAATGAGCTCTGA